CAATATCTTTGATTACATTCACCAAGAAAGCCATCACCACCAGGTAACCAAGATGTGCCGAATCCTCGGTGTTTCCAGAGCTCAGTATTATCGTTATCGATCCCCCAAACCTTCAAAACGCCGGGCCGAAGATGCGGGCTTGAAACAACGGATTCTGCGGATCTTTGCGGAATTTAAGCAGCGATACGGTGTTATGAAGATCCACCATGAATTGAATCTGGAACTTCAACCACTGCAGCTTCGGTGCAGTCCACGACGGATTTCCCGGCTCATGAAGGAACTGGATATCCACTCCGTTACCGTCAATAAGTGGAAAGCGGCTTCGGCTTCCAAAACCAAGGTTGAACAGCGTCCCAACTTGCTTAAGCAGGATTTCTCGACCACTGGTTTAAATCAAAAATGGACCGCTGATATGACCTATATTCAAACGAAG
This is a stretch of genomic DNA from Loigolactobacillus coryniformis subsp. coryniformis KCTC 3167 = DSM 20001. It encodes these proteins:
- a CDS encoding IS3 family transposase encodes the protein MHQESHHHQVTKMCRILGVSRAQYYRYRSPKPSKRRAEDAGLKQRILRIFAEFKQRYGVMKIHHELNLELQPLQLRCSPRRISRLMKELDIHSVTVNKWKAASASKTKVEQRPNLLKQDFSTTGLNQKWTADMTYIQTKRNGWCYLSTIMDLHSRRIIGYSFSKKMATDLVLKTLESAVKNRTITGDLIIHTDLGSQYTSDDYNQRLTELHIRHSYSRKGCPYDNAPMESFHASLKKECVYPVPVFEDYETAAAVLFE